The following proteins come from a genomic window of Gynuella sunshinyii YC6258:
- a CDS encoding NAD(P)/FAD-dependent oxidoreductase — protein MTTTLESITTDNVLPASTAVVIIGGGIVGVTAALTLAERNIPVVLLEKGHIAGEQSSRNLGWIRKTSRHLHDVPLALAADRLWAQMPERIGRSVGYRQAGIMFLAKTEKQMAMHEDWLKSVAPMSLDSTLLTPQAIDARVPGGRGDWAGAVFTASDGRAEPAIATTALANAAIAKGANIIQHCAVRSLSTAAGKVCGVVTEKGEIRCDQVLLAAGAWSRRFLGNQRISLPTLPLICSVLRTQPMEGPTDIAVGAPDFSFRKHQGGGFVITQRGKLDAPLSLDHLLIGFRYLNQLRQQAGFLRISLGRYFADDLTMPRRWGSNASPFEQHRTTNPPVNEQLNQDALSNLRQAWPAFNQASIAESWAGLIDVTPDSNPVIDRIQSLPGLTIATGFSGHGFGTGPAAGQLAADLVSNTKPIVDPTPYRFNRL, from the coding sequence ATGACAACAACACTTGAATCCATCACCACTGACAATGTTTTACCGGCGTCCACGGCGGTGGTCATTATCGGCGGCGGCATCGTTGGTGTGACTGCGGCTCTGACACTGGCTGAACGTAACATTCCCGTGGTATTGCTGGAAAAAGGCCATATTGCCGGAGAACAGTCATCACGGAATCTGGGCTGGATACGCAAAACCAGCCGTCATCTCCATGACGTTCCGCTGGCATTGGCCGCCGACCGGTTGTGGGCGCAGATGCCGGAACGGATTGGTCGCTCAGTCGGTTACCGTCAGGCGGGCATTATGTTTCTGGCGAAGACAGAAAAACAAATGGCCATGCATGAAGACTGGCTGAAGTCGGTTGCGCCAATGTCGCTGGATTCAACCCTGCTGACTCCGCAAGCCATCGATGCCCGTGTACCAGGTGGTCGAGGTGATTGGGCCGGGGCTGTTTTTACCGCGTCTGACGGACGCGCCGAACCAGCCATTGCCACCACTGCACTGGCCAATGCCGCCATTGCCAAGGGTGCAAACATTATTCAACACTGCGCCGTGCGCTCGTTGTCCACTGCAGCCGGAAAAGTCTGTGGTGTGGTCACTGAAAAAGGTGAGATCCGTTGTGATCAGGTATTACTCGCTGCCGGAGCCTGGTCTCGGCGATTTTTAGGTAATCAGCGTATCTCGTTGCCCACGTTGCCGCTTATCTGTTCTGTGCTGCGTACCCAGCCAATGGAGGGTCCGACAGATATTGCCGTTGGTGCGCCGGATTTTTCCTTTCGCAAACATCAAGGTGGCGGTTTCGTCATTACTCAGCGCGGCAAGCTGGATGCGCCATTGAGCCTTGACCATTTACTGATCGGTTTTCGCTATCTCAATCAGTTACGGCAACAGGCCGGTTTTTTACGGATATCTCTGGGTCGTTATTTTGCTGATGACCTGACCATGCCGCGCCGCTGGGGTAGCAATGCCTCTCCGTTTGAACAGCATCGCACCACGAATCCTCCCGTAAACGAGCAACTGAATCAGGATGCCCTGAGCAATCTGCGCCAGGCCTGGCCCGCCTTCAATCAGGCGAGTATTGCTGAAAGCTGGGCAGGCCTGATTGATGTAACACCCGATTCAAATCCGGTAATTGACCGTATTCAGTCGCTCCCCGGTTTGACCATCGCGACTGGTTTCTCCGGCCATGGTTTTGGCACTGGTCCTGCTGCAGGGCAACTTGCGGCAGATCTGGTGTCCAACACAAAACCAATTGTTGATCCAACCCCCTATCGATTTAATCGGCTTTGA
- a CDS encoding RidA family protein: MTKIIKLKTGSKFEEIGSYSRAVCVDNWIFVSNTAGRNPDTQEIPDDVIEQTEQVFRNIETALAAVDASLGDVVASRVFIQDPAHIHQVMTFIGQKYQGICPANTATCPPLGSMSYKVEIEVTAYRGAASAEVEQITIA; encoded by the coding sequence ATGACCAAGATTATAAAACTGAAGACCGGTTCAAAATTTGAAGAAATTGGCAGCTACTCACGCGCCGTGTGCGTGGATAACTGGATATTTGTCTCCAACACCGCCGGGCGTAACCCGGATACCCAGGAAATACCGGATGACGTCATCGAGCAAACCGAACAGGTTTTCCGCAATATCGAAACAGCACTGGCGGCCGTGGATGCCTCGCTCGGTGATGTCGTTGCCTCTCGCGTATTTATTCAGGATCCGGCACACATTCATCAGGTTATGACCTTTATCGGTCAGAAATATCAAGGCATCTGCCCGGCCAATACTGCAACCTGCCCGCCACTTGGCTCAATGAGTTACAAAGTTGAGATCGAAGTGACGGCTTACCGGGGTGCCGCTTCGGCAGAGGTTGAGCAGATAACCATTGCTTAG
- a CDS encoding tyramine oxidase subunit B, which yields MSESTKIDFIYLSEQDMIRAGVTDMPRCVDTMEEMFKLLYQGDYRMAGANNDSHGAMITFPEQSPFPTMPKPTADRRLMAMPAYLGGDFQTCGVKWYGSNIANREKGLPRSILMFILNDIETGAPLAYMSANLLSAYRTGAIPGVGARHLARQDAKVIGLLGPGVMGKTSVAAFMAVRPAIDTIKIKGRGQKSMDSFLTWLAATFPQITNVQVVDSIEEVVRDADIITYCNSGEVGDPSTYPIVKRDWLKPGAFLAMPASCRLDDGMEQPEVRKVFDNTGLYQAWYEEVPKPAHHHIPLVGVRFMDMIAEGKMTIEDVEDLGKIVSGDTPARQNDDEIIVLSVGGMPVEDVAWATIVYRNAMANGIGVSLNLWDTPVLR from the coding sequence ATGTCCGAAAGTACCAAAATTGATTTTATCTATCTCTCCGAACAGGACATGATTCGGGCGGGAGTGACCGACATGCCGCGTTGTGTCGATACCATGGAAGAAATGTTCAAGCTGCTCTATCAGGGTGACTATCGCATGGCCGGCGCTAACAACGATTCACACGGTGCCATGATTACCTTTCCGGAACAATCTCCGTTTCCAACCATGCCCAAACCAACCGCTGACCGCCGGTTAATGGCCATGCCCGCTTATCTGGGCGGCGACTTTCAAACCTGTGGAGTGAAATGGTATGGCTCCAATATCGCCAATCGGGAAAAAGGCCTGCCACGCTCCATTCTGATGTTTATTCTGAACGATATTGAAACCGGTGCACCGCTGGCCTATATGTCTGCCAATCTGCTGTCAGCTTATCGCACCGGTGCGATTCCCGGCGTTGGTGCACGTCACCTGGCACGTCAGGATGCCAAAGTGATTGGGCTGCTGGGTCCAGGGGTCATGGGTAAAACGTCGGTTGCGGCATTTATGGCCGTAAGACCGGCTATCGATACCATTAAAATCAAAGGCCGCGGCCAGAAAAGTATGGACAGTTTCCTCACCTGGCTCGCGGCGACGTTTCCTCAGATTACCAATGTTCAAGTGGTCGATAGCATTGAAGAGGTCGTGCGTGATGCCGACATCATCACCTATTGCAACTCCGGCGAAGTCGGCGATCCGTCCACCTATCCCATCGTAAAACGAGACTGGCTGAAGCCCGGCGCGTTCCTCGCCATGCCCGCAAGTTGCCGTCTGGATGATGGTATGGAGCAACCTGAAGTGCGCAAAGTCTTCGATAACACTGGCTTGTATCAGGCCTGGTATGAAGAGGTGCCCAAACCGGCACACCATCATATCCCTCTGGTTGGCGTCCGTTTTATGGACATGATTGCCGAGGGCAAGATGACCATCGAAGACGTTGAAGATCTTGGAAAAATCGTCTCCGGTGATACACCTGCGCGCCAGAATGACGATGAAATTATCGTTCTGTCAGTCGGAGGTATGCCGGTCGAGGATGTTGCCTGGGCAACTATTGTGTATCGCAATGCCATGGCAAACGGCATTGGTGTCAGCCTTAATCTTTGGGATACCCCGGTACTGCGCTAA
- a CDS encoding helix-turn-helix domain-containing protein, whose protein sequence is MVQSSVRCDVAKIHSKQPWFVLNSASDFSLMSSNNRAISHYYSFEASESAEVTVAIPDGCVDILFDCDESEPSAMVYGTTLEARHTRFCDSHRYFGVRFAPGVIPGLLQLAADELVEQCHNFLEVAADVSAIFEQIVSQSEFARQVALFDQFIARDSVRESSALTAQIIQEICRQKGNVRIKDLEALTGYTTRTLQTRFRNDTGMSPKLFSRLIRCQSAVYDINQQGRVVFSDLAAALGYSDQSHFLREFKKLVSTTPMDYQNRIRHSTYLGRIRYL, encoded by the coding sequence ATGGTTCAGTCATCTGTGCGTTGTGATGTCGCCAAAATTCATTCCAAACAACCCTGGTTTGTTCTTAATTCTGCCAGTGATTTTTCTCTGATGTCGTCAAACAACCGGGCGATATCTCACTACTATAGTTTTGAAGCCAGTGAGTCCGCCGAAGTCACCGTCGCCATTCCGGACGGCTGTGTGGATATCCTGTTTGATTGCGATGAATCCGAGCCCAGTGCCATGGTTTACGGCACCACACTGGAAGCTCGTCATACCCGTTTTTGCGACAGTCACCGTTATTTTGGGGTTCGCTTTGCACCCGGTGTGATACCGGGTTTGTTGCAACTGGCCGCTGATGAATTAGTTGAACAGTGCCATAATTTTCTGGAAGTGGCGGCGGATGTCAGCGCTATATTTGAGCAGATTGTGAGTCAGTCGGAGTTTGCCCGGCAGGTGGCGTTGTTTGATCAGTTTATTGCCAGGGATAGCGTGCGTGAGTCATCCGCGTTAACCGCGCAGATTATCCAGGAAATATGCCGTCAGAAGGGTAATGTCCGTATCAAAGATCTGGAAGCTCTGACTGGTTACACCACCCGCACACTGCAAACCCGTTTTCGTAATGACACCGGCATGTCGCCGAAGTTGTTCAGCCGGCTGATACGTTGCCAATCCGCCGTCTACGATATCAATCAGCAGGGCCGGGTGGTGTTCTCCGATCTGGCTGCAGCACTTGGCTACAGCGATCAATCGCATTTTCTTCGCGAGTTTAAAAAACTGGTCAGTACCACACCAATGGATTACCAGAACCGGATCAGACACAGCACCTATCTGGGGCGTATACGTTATTTGTGA
- a CDS encoding putative bifunctional diguanylate cyclase/phosphodiesterase, whose product MSNRIYHQNHQTVPLTDSHQLYQLERLRQWLSKALIHGKNETSLLTEICRLVVDVGNYPSCSLIMYTPDQSFERSARYPDSSSEHPQFDSSLYEQALHDLQAYHVIHPEQTPSLPFHKLSVILLPLSDPNSTILGILEICRPSAEQDLRENSMLKAIADDIACRLSELRQINGYRQQIKRLNTEKKRQGEFLSYLQRIDQITRILQSAGDPQYIMRRALDLILDIFRVSKALLSGPCDPAAKFWSIRVIAHTDEQPPLMKQNSQYPLLEEGVDFFNRLLASQDPVMFGDDSELPVPSQLLEQYDNPPPISGMAIAVYPLTGEPWTLTIVASGSRRTWSKLDQKVFKEIGRRLSMGLTTWLNYQHLEAREAELQSLVRAIPDLAWQKDRDGRFRNCNQELENLFGISREGIIGRTAADFYSPEQARIFDEEDLWVISQGQPLHREHWITFTRTGHKGLFELSKNPVFDSRGNVIGLVGIGHDVTERRRAEQELRIAATTFNSQEAITITDAENHILRVNQAFCDISGYSCEEVIGKTPNILASGRHDDTFYEHMWQQLKQFGHWQGEIWNRRKNGEIYPEWLSINVVKDSQGHITNYVGTFLDLTSNKQAEEEIERLAFYDLLTGLPNRRLFMDRLRQAQTNRARSNHINAVMLIDLDNFKVLNDSGSHDIGDHLLVQVAERLQNFIFDGDTAARLGGDEFIVLLEELSDNPHHAASQAKDVAEQIQQLLARPYTIADQIYHSTPSIGVTMMVSADEQAEDLVRQADIAMYQAKNAGRNTIRFFDPQMQSVLTQRATLESELRAAIDNSEFQLHYQPQVDSTGTIIGAEALIRWNHPVRGIIYPDQFIPLSEQTGLIEPLGQWALEQACRQLMRWSEDDRTQNLILAVNVSARQFHQDNFVEQVRQAISHSGASINHLKLEMTETMILGDVSGAITKMKQLQSMGIGFSLDDFGTGYSSLSYLTQLPLEQVKIDRSFIHNLPHNENNATVVQTIISLTRSLGLKVIAEGVETEAQRQFLNQHGCLHCQGYLFSRPVPIERFEQLLQLHDNHSQGYS is encoded by the coding sequence ATGTCCAATCGTATTTACCACCAGAATCATCAAACCGTACCACTCACAGACAGTCATCAGCTGTATCAACTTGAACGGTTACGGCAATGGCTTAGCAAGGCCCTGATTCACGGCAAAAATGAAACTTCGCTGTTGACGGAGATCTGCCGCCTGGTTGTAGACGTTGGAAACTATCCCAGTTGCAGTCTCATCATGTATACACCGGATCAGAGCTTCGAACGGAGCGCACGCTATCCCGATAGCTCTTCAGAACACCCTCAGTTTGATTCCTCGCTATATGAACAGGCGTTGCACGACCTCCAGGCTTACCATGTCATACACCCGGAGCAAACACCGTCTCTTCCCTTCCACAAACTGTCGGTCATATTACTACCGTTGTCTGACCCCAATTCCACCATCCTCGGAATTCTGGAAATTTGCCGGCCATCCGCAGAGCAGGACCTACGGGAAAATTCCATGCTGAAAGCCATTGCCGATGACATTGCCTGTCGCCTGTCGGAGTTACGTCAGATCAACGGCTACCGGCAACAGATCAAGCGTCTGAATACCGAGAAAAAGCGTCAGGGTGAGTTTTTAAGCTATCTGCAACGCATCGATCAGATCACCCGGATTCTGCAGTCAGCCGGCGATCCTCAATACATTATGCGCAGGGCACTGGATTTGATTCTGGATATTTTCAGAGTCAGTAAAGCCTTATTGTCGGGCCCTTGCGATCCGGCTGCAAAGTTCTGGAGCATCAGAGTCATAGCTCATACGGATGAACAGCCTCCTCTCATGAAGCAAAACAGCCAGTACCCGCTACTGGAAGAGGGAGTCGACTTTTTCAACCGCCTGCTGGCCAGCCAGGATCCGGTGATGTTTGGTGATGATTCCGAGCTGCCCGTTCCCTCACAATTACTGGAACAATACGATAATCCGCCGCCTATTTCCGGCATGGCAATCGCCGTTTATCCATTAACAGGAGAACCATGGACACTGACGATTGTTGCCAGTGGCAGCAGACGAACCTGGTCCAAGCTGGACCAGAAAGTATTCAAAGAGATTGGCCGCCGCCTGTCGATGGGGCTGACCACCTGGCTTAACTATCAGCACCTCGAAGCGCGTGAGGCAGAGTTGCAGTCACTGGTGAGAGCCATTCCGGATCTTGCCTGGCAAAAAGACCGCGATGGTCGCTTCCGCAACTGCAACCAGGAACTGGAAAATCTGTTCGGTATTTCCAGAGAAGGCATCATTGGCCGCACAGCTGCTGATTTCTATTCTCCTGAACAGGCCAGAATTTTCGATGAAGAAGATCTCTGGGTCATCAGCCAGGGTCAACCCCTGCACAGAGAACACTGGATCACATTTACCAGGACCGGACATAAAGGCCTGTTCGAACTGAGCAAGAACCCGGTATTTGACAGTCGGGGAAATGTGATCGGCCTGGTCGGTATCGGTCACGATGTCACCGAGCGTAGACGTGCAGAACAGGAACTCAGAATTGCCGCCACGACGTTCAACAGCCAGGAAGCCATTACCATCACCGACGCTGAGAATCATATCCTGCGGGTGAATCAGGCGTTCTGCGACATCAGCGGTTACAGTTGCGAGGAAGTCATTGGCAAAACACCCAATATCCTGGCATCCGGTCGCCACGACGACACCTTTTACGAACACATGTGGCAACAACTGAAACAATTCGGACATTGGCAGGGAGAAATCTGGAATCGCCGTAAAAACGGGGAAATCTATCCTGAATGGTTGAGCATTAACGTCGTCAAGGACAGCCAGGGACACATCACCAACTACGTGGGAACTTTTCTCGACCTGACCTCCAACAAGCAAGCTGAAGAGGAAATAGAACGGCTTGCTTTTTATGACCTGTTGACCGGGCTGCCCAACCGCCGCCTGTTTATGGATCGCTTGCGACAGGCGCAGACCAACCGGGCCCGCAGCAACCATATCAATGCCGTCATGCTGATTGATCTGGATAACTTCAAAGTACTCAACGACAGCGGCAGTCACGACATTGGTGACCATCTGCTGGTGCAGGTGGCGGAAAGGCTGCAGAACTTTATATTCGATGGCGATACCGCCGCCCGGCTGGGAGGTGATGAGTTCATCGTACTGCTGGAAGAGCTGAGCGATAACCCTCATCACGCTGCCAGTCAGGCCAAAGATGTTGCCGAGCAGATTCAACAACTGCTGGCACGCCCCTACACAATTGCCGACCAGATATATCACAGCACACCCAGTATTGGCGTCACAATGATGGTATCAGCGGATGAGCAGGCTGAAGATCTGGTACGGCAAGCGGATATCGCCATGTATCAGGCCAAGAATGCCGGTCGTAATACCATTCGTTTTTTTGATCCCCAGATGCAATCGGTACTGACTCAGCGGGCCACACTGGAATCGGAACTGCGGGCAGCCATCGACAACAGCGAGTTTCAGTTGCACTACCAGCCACAAGTGGACAGCACTGGCACGATCATCGGCGCTGAAGCTCTGATCCGCTGGAACCATCCGGTACGTGGCATTATTTATCCGGATCAGTTTATTCCTCTGTCGGAACAGACCGGCCTGATCGAGCCCTTGGGTCAATGGGCATTGGAACAGGCCTGCCGTCAGTTAATGCGCTGGTCAGAGGATGACCGGACTCAAAACCTGATACTGGCGGTCAACGTCAGCGCCCGCCAATTTCACCAGGACAACTTTGTTGAGCAGGTCCGTCAGGCCATCAGCCACAGCGGGGCCAGTATTAACCACCTGAAACTTGAAATGACCGAGACGATGATTCTCGGTGATGTTTCAGGCGCCATCACCAAAATGAAACAGCTGCAAAGCATGGGAATTGGGTTCTCACTCGATGACTTCGGTACCGGATACTCGTCACTGTCTTACCTGACCCAACTGCCGCTGGAACAAGTCAAAATAGACCGTTCATTCATACACAATCTGCCCCACAACGAAAACAACGCCACCGTCGTACAAACGATCATTTCACTGACCCGCAGCCTGGGCCTGAAAGTCATCGCCGAAGGTGTTGAGACCGAAGCCCAGAGACAATTTCTGAACCAACATGGCTGCCTGCACTGCCAGGGTTATTTGTTCAGCCGTCCGGTACCGATCGAACGATTCGAACAGTTACTGCAATTGCATGACAACCACTCTCAGGGATACAGCTGA
- a CDS encoding sensor histidine kinase encodes MYSLKRNLHFNLLLTISLPLIILISVLAYSFEKFILNYIESRLLHDADTIITALSLDDQQHWQLNSNALSDLYLRVNSGHYFVVKADDQTFRSRSLFDLDIAPSWQKNRCQEIDEQWYACMVSLTKSDRPVNIWVAEDIRPIEQSQREIVLLVIAISTFTMMLLAYLQYRVLERGFSKLDTIRQMISSIHMGESKPDSQKLPIEIQPLMDEIERLLAQLEQRIQRSRNAVGNVAHELKRPLQRFRSLLEHLPTDQETEGERILSEFHHIIERELKRARIAGMATPGRYAVLNEDIEQLIKIFNTLYPDVKSSVSYPQQLVIPQDRDDILELLGNLLDNASKFARSHIYLSITITPQGWIIVIEDDGKGVSESDLQMITNRGVRLDESISGHGLGLSMCHDIVNGYSGKMTFSVSSYGGLKVEVFMPLSDA; translated from the coding sequence GTGTATTCCCTTAAACGCAATCTGCACTTCAACCTGCTATTGACCATTTCTCTGCCGCTGATCATTCTGATCTCGGTACTTGCCTACAGTTTTGAAAAATTTATCCTGAACTACATTGAGAGCCGGCTGCTGCATGATGCAGACACCATCATCACTGCGCTGAGTCTGGATGATCAGCAGCACTGGCAACTGAACAGCAATGCTCTGTCAGACCTCTATCTGCGCGTCAATTCCGGTCACTATTTTGTCGTTAAGGCCGATGACCAGACGTTTCGCTCCCGCTCTCTGTTTGATCTCGATATTGCCCCTTCCTGGCAAAAAAACCGTTGTCAGGAAATCGATGAACAATGGTATGCCTGCATGGTTTCACTGACCAAGAGCGACCGGCCGGTGAACATCTGGGTGGCAGAGGATATCCGACCTATTGAACAATCCCAGCGCGAGATTGTATTACTGGTCATCGCCATATCGACTTTTACCATGATGCTGCTGGCCTATCTGCAGTATCGGGTGCTGGAGCGCGGATTCAGCAAACTGGATACCATCCGACAAATGATCAGTAGCATTCATATGGGTGAATCCAAACCGGATTCGCAAAAACTGCCGATCGAAATCCAGCCACTGATGGATGAGATAGAACGATTGCTGGCCCAGCTCGAACAACGCATCCAACGTTCCAGAAATGCCGTTGGCAACGTCGCCCACGAACTCAAACGCCCGCTTCAACGTTTCCGTTCTCTACTGGAACACTTACCAACAGATCAGGAAACCGAAGGCGAAAGAATCCTGTCGGAATTCCATCATATTATTGAACGGGAACTGAAGCGTGCCCGAATTGCCGGGATGGCCACACCAGGCCGATACGCTGTTTTAAACGAAGATATTGAACAACTGATCAAGATCTTCAATACCTTGTATCCAGACGTCAAAAGCTCTGTCAGCTACCCACAGCAGCTGGTTATCCCTCAGGATCGCGACGATATTCTGGAACTGCTTGGTAATTTACTCGACAACGCCAGCAAATTCGCCCGCAGCCATATTTACCTTTCCATCACCATTACACCCCAGGGCTGGATAATCGTTATTGAGGATGACGGCAAAGGCGTTTCCGAGTCCGACCTGCAGATGATCACCAATCGCGGGGTAAGACTGGATGAAAGTATTTCCGGACACGGCCTTGGCTTATCCATGTGTCACGATATCGTTAATGGATACTCAGGGAAGATGACATTTTCCGTCTCTTCCTATGGCGGATTAAAAGTAGAGGTTTTCATGCCTCTATCTGACGCCTGA
- a CDS encoding response regulator transcription factor, which translates to MKLLLVEDDLNLVQQLKPRLNRAGYTVEVADNGVDGEFLGTEEAFDVVILDLGLPQKSGLEVLRHWRQQNLNMPVIILTARDAWHERVDGLKAGADDYLGKPFHGEELLARLEVLIRRRFGNSANQLCCSGITLNTDRQQVTNCDGETFELTGIEYRLLHYLMSNPGKVISKTELSERMYEEDQLKDSNVIEVYINRLRKLLGKSTIETRRGQGYCFKFQ; encoded by the coding sequence TTGAAACTGCTACTGGTCGAAGACGACCTCAACCTGGTACAACAACTCAAACCCAGACTGAACCGCGCCGGGTATACCGTAGAGGTCGCCGATAACGGCGTTGATGGGGAGTTTCTGGGTACCGAAGAGGCTTTCGATGTCGTCATTCTCGACCTGGGGCTGCCACAGAAAAGCGGCCTGGAAGTGCTTCGGCACTGGCGCCAGCAAAATCTGAACATGCCGGTTATTATTCTGACCGCCCGTGATGCCTGGCATGAACGGGTTGATGGCCTCAAAGCCGGTGCAGACGACTATCTTGGCAAACCATTTCACGGCGAAGAACTGCTCGCCCGTCTGGAAGTCCTGATCCGGCGTCGCTTTGGCAACAGTGCTAATCAGCTATGTTGTTCCGGCATTACTCTGAACACTGATCGACAGCAGGTCACCAACTGTGATGGAGAGACCTTCGAACTGACCGGGATCGAATACCGGTTGCTGCATTATCTGATGAGCAACCCCGGAAAAGTTATTTCCAAAACCGAACTCAGTGAACGGATGTATGAAGAGGATCAATTGAAAGACAGTAATGTCATCGAGGTATATATTAACAGGCTGCGCAAGCTGCTCGGTAAATCCACCATCGAAACCCGGCGTGGTCAGGGCTACTGCTTTAAATTTCAATAG
- a CDS encoding PepSY domain-containing protein, whose translation MISPPGYSHEREDNEAHERDHDGDRVHSWVKEGKTLPLTQILKKNKIEGRLLDVEVKKQGDTIIYELEIINADSVVYTLKVNARNGQLMNNNHNSNQDNQI comes from the coding sequence ATGATTAGCCCTCCGGGGTACTCTCACGAACGGGAAGATAACGAAGCCCACGAACGCGATCATGATGGCGATCGCGTTCATAGCTGGGTCAAGGAAGGCAAAACACTCCCTCTGACTCAGATCCTTAAGAAAAATAAAATCGAAGGCCGGCTATTGGATGTAGAGGTCAAAAAACAAGGAGATACTATTATTTATGAGTTGGAGATCATTAATGCGGACTCGGTGGTCTACACGTTGAAAGTGAATGCACGCAACGGCCAATTGATGAACAATAACCATAATTCCAATCAGGATAATCAGATTTGA
- a CDS encoding diheme cytochrome c, translated as MNTEMNKWQWFVGVLIMGLILTVSLSSMALASGPLSGLFGEHEDDDDDDGRVLALNDRSLVTPNTTYSEECGACHMAYPAKLLPMTSWTKIMNGLDNHFGENAELDDATRQTILSYLEQESNRKGRIGRILSKLPADPPLRITELPFHKRKHHEIPRKMVQDNPKVGSLSNCNACHDKAEQGIFDEDTVDIPGFGHWDD; from the coding sequence ATGAATACGGAAATGAACAAATGGCAGTGGTTTGTGGGTGTCCTGATTATGGGACTGATTTTAACGGTCAGTCTCAGCAGCATGGCACTTGCCTCCGGGCCACTCTCCGGCCTTTTTGGTGAACATGAAGATGATGACGACGACGATGGTCGGGTACTCGCACTCAATGACCGGTCCCTGGTCACTCCGAATACCACTTATTCGGAGGAATGTGGAGCCTGCCACATGGCTTATCCGGCCAAGCTGCTTCCCATGACAAGCTGGACTAAAATCATGAATGGACTGGATAACCACTTCGGGGAAAACGCAGAACTGGACGATGCCACCCGGCAGACAATTCTGAGCTATCTTGAACAGGAATCGAATCGCAAAGGCAGGATTGGCAGAATCCTCAGTAAGCTGCCGGCTGATCCGCCATTGAGAATTACCGAACTGCCATTCCATAAGCGCAAACATCATGAGATTCCAAGAAAAATGGTTCAGGACAACCCCAAGGTAGGTTCACTGAGCAACTGTAACGCCTGTCACGACAAGGCAGAACAAGGTATTTTTGATGAAGATACAGTGGATATTCCCGGTTTTGGCCATTGGGATGATTAG
- a CDS encoding DUF1924 domain-containing protein, producing the protein MPTHLLKTLILLSAIMAGSASADSTVDTLLAAFSQQGAGPFSATAGGEFWQQDHDGHSCSLCHGQDVSKPGKHANTGKLIEPMAPSANPTRLTDQAKVEKWLLRNCRWTLGRECTAQEKGDVLTWLSQQ; encoded by the coding sequence ATGCCGACCCATTTGCTTAAAACCCTCATTTTGCTATCCGCCATCATGGCCGGCTCTGCCAGTGCAGATAGCACTGTCGATACCCTGCTGGCAGCATTTAGTCAGCAGGGGGCAGGACCGTTTTCAGCCACTGCCGGCGGAGAATTCTGGCAACAGGATCATGATGGTCACAGCTGCTCTTTGTGTCATGGTCAGGATGTCAGTAAACCTGGCAAGCATGCCAATACCGGCAAGCTCATAGAACCTATGGCTCCATCGGCAAACCCGACCCGGCTGACGGATCAGGCAAAGGTGGAAAAATGGCTGTTACGCAATTGTCGCTGGACCCTTGGGCGGGAATGCACTGCTCAGGAAAAAGGCGATGTTCTGACCTGGTTAAGTCAACAATAA